A genome region from Bradyrhizobium sp. WSM1417 includes the following:
- a CDS encoding alpha/beta fold hydrolase, translating to MQANGVRFAYLEQGDGPLVMFLHGFPDNAWSYRKQLQVFADAGYRAVAPFLRGYAPTEIPADGIFDPIALGKDLEGLIAALSDDGQARVVGMDWGGTSTFQALATAPSAIKAAVVMNTAHPITISSIRRDPELVRAVFHVYFFQLPGAESAVSTQGLPFVDYLWKLWSPTFNNAEHIRSIKETLSSPGTMAAALKYYGGLTDAGLARRLPINDMHTPTLTIYGSNDPTARYSVKEEPLFKGPHKRIVLPDVGHFPHLEREEEVTGLIMDWFKTHAPD from the coding sequence GTGCAGGCCAACGGCGTGCGCTTCGCCTATCTCGAACAGGGCGACGGCCCCCTCGTCATGTTCCTGCACGGCTTTCCCGACAATGCCTGGTCGTATCGAAAGCAGCTGCAGGTCTTCGCGGATGCAGGGTATCGTGCGGTTGCGCCGTTCCTGCGTGGCTATGCGCCGACCGAGATTCCGGCGGACGGCATTTTCGATCCCATCGCACTGGGCAAGGATCTTGAAGGCCTCATCGCAGCGCTGAGCGACGACGGACAGGCGCGCGTCGTCGGCATGGATTGGGGCGGCACCTCGACCTTTCAGGCGCTGGCCACGGCGCCATCGGCAATCAAGGCCGCCGTGGTCATGAACACCGCACATCCGATTACAATTTCGAGCATCAGAAGGGATCCGGAGCTCGTTCGAGCCGTCTTCCATGTCTACTTCTTCCAGCTTCCCGGCGCCGAATCCGCGGTCAGTACCCAGGGACTTCCCTTCGTCGACTATCTCTGGAAACTGTGGTCGCCGACATTCAACAATGCCGAGCACATCCGTTCAATCAAGGAGACGCTCAGCTCGCCCGGCACGATGGCCGCCGCGCTTAAATATTACGGAGGTCTGACCGATGCGGGGCTCGCGCGCCGGCTGCCGATCAATGACATGCACACGCCGACGCTGACGATCTATGGCAGCAACGATCCGACAGCGAGGTACTCGGTCAAGGAGGAGCCGCTGTTCAAGGGGCCGCACAAGCGGATTGTCCTGCCCGATGTCGGGCACTTCCCGCACCTCGAGCGTGAGGAAGAAGTCACCGGCCTGATCATGGACTGGTTCAAGACGCACGCGCCCGACTGA
- a CDS encoding MarR family winged helix-turn-helix transcriptional regulator yields MPLVFAWAFACRAALPVFIVILHVTVPRDRNMCGAHIFVKLFFVRSAHIVRLMENGIANLLGALSLAVMDRIEQGAREVIGRGGETPAALVVIGYGQGMTNDKLRRILGLSHSGTVRLVDRLVSDRLVERRPGQDGREVALHLTAKGAATRNDLMNSRISAVASLLDVLSPAETKRLETLLHELLARQDTSEMDRFTICRMCDDSVCTNCPLPTDKGKRAR; encoded by the coding sequence ATGCCTCTGGTATTCGCTTGGGCATTCGCTTGTCGTGCCGCGCTCCCAGTATTCATCGTCATTCTCCATGTCACCGTGCCCCGCGATCGAAATATGTGCGGAGCGCACATATTCGTCAAGTTGTTTTTTGTGCGCTCCGCACATATTGTCCGGCTCATGGAAAACGGAATCGCAAATTTGCTGGGGGCGCTATCGCTCGCCGTCATGGATCGGATCGAGCAGGGCGCGCGCGAGGTCATAGGCCGCGGTGGCGAGACGCCGGCCGCACTGGTCGTCATCGGCTATGGCCAGGGCATGACCAATGACAAGCTGCGGCGGATCCTTGGGCTGTCGCATTCAGGAACGGTCCGGCTGGTGGACCGTCTGGTGTCGGACCGGCTGGTCGAACGTCGGCCCGGACAGGATGGCCGCGAGGTTGCTCTGCACCTGACGGCGAAGGGTGCCGCAACCCGCAACGATTTGATGAATTCGCGGATTTCGGCGGTCGCGTCGCTTCTGGATGTGCTGTCGCCGGCGGAAACGAAACGACTCGAAACGCTGCTCCATGAGTTGTTGGCACGGCAGGATACGTCCGAGATGGATCGCTTCACGATCTGCCGCATGTGCGACGACAGCGTTTGCACGAATTGCCCCTTGCCCACGGACAAGGGCAAACGCGCTCGCTAG
- a CDS encoding EAL domain-containing protein has translation MSASDCAMTETPELLLAALERADEGIVIVDSARRITHFNAGAERIWKLARADVLCRDAEILSLKCLQAEPFAEFRDEISLVRRDGSRIRAAISLSSIASGGIAYRIVFARDVTADAERRVRIGLLHAVSDQTNRAVLVTDTDQNIVYVNAAFTTLFGYTSEEAEGRRARGLLAGRHTDRKAVAKLVKRLMDGGHRGEVEMLAYDKDGEEIWVCARIDAFRDRKGQVKHIFALLEDITETKQLHSLQQLIMGALADEVPIGEIADRLCRRVEQIAPDVVCSLLHIDAAGLIHPLGGPSLPEDYSRALDGVAIGPNVGSCGTAAFYGEPVLATDLETDPRWQPYKAMPLAIGLRACWSTPVKAKDGRVIATFAFYYREPRAPSNWHRRIVDACVNLGAFAIERKEARAEIARLAYHDILTGLPNRAQLRRLITTAIDACPTGSHVALAFLDVDHFKDVNDTLGHAAGDELLIQLAQRLREQIGPEDMLGRLGGDEFVILLPRRNAESAERVAAGITEALAAPLRLGSRQLQMSASIGISLYPDHATDIDTLMQQADAAMYMAKQAGRSTHRLFSAEMNGLTEQRLALIAALRRAVAEGDLTLSYQPQIRSCDGAIHGVEALARWHDAELGDVSPAKFIPLAEECGLIEQIGLWSVREACRQMASWRRAGLDIPSVSVNLSPINFRNVTLAARLKDILAEYDLPADALMLEITEGAFMQDSVAALETMNAIRELGVGLSVDDFGTGYSSLSRLAHLPIRELKIDRSFMRDIERDAGALAIATAVVRVGQGLGMTVVGEGVETEAQRKVLAELGCDVVQGFLYAPALAPVAFERWLIEHCAEQAQTMLARLDIAPAGATAVKRSA, from the coding sequence ATGTCTGCCTCCGATTGTGCCATGACAGAAACTCCGGAACTGCTTTTGGCCGCGCTCGAACGCGCCGACGAGGGCATCGTCATCGTCGACAGCGCGCGTCGCATCACGCATTTCAATGCCGGTGCGGAGCGGATCTGGAAACTCGCACGCGCTGATGTGCTCTGCCGCGACGCCGAAATTCTCAGCCTCAAATGCCTTCAGGCCGAACCGTTTGCGGAGTTCCGCGACGAGATCAGCCTGGTGCGCCGTGACGGCAGCCGGATTCGCGCGGCCATCTCGCTTTCATCCATTGCAAGTGGCGGCATTGCCTATCGCATCGTGTTCGCGCGCGACGTCACCGCGGACGCCGAACGCCGCGTCAGGATCGGGCTTCTCCACGCCGTCTCGGACCAGACCAACCGCGCGGTGCTCGTCACCGACACCGACCAGAACATCGTCTACGTCAATGCCGCCTTCACGACGCTGTTCGGCTACACCAGCGAGGAAGCCGAGGGCCGCCGTGCCAGGGGCCTGCTCGCCGGCCGCCACACCGATCGCAAGGCCGTTGCGAAGCTCGTCAAGCGCCTGATGGATGGCGGCCACCGCGGCGAGGTCGAGATGCTCGCCTATGACAAGGACGGCGAGGAGATCTGGGTCTGCGCTCGCATCGATGCCTTCCGCGACAGGAAGGGCCAGGTCAAGCACATTTTCGCGCTGCTCGAGGACATCACCGAGACCAAGCAGCTGCACTCCCTGCAGCAGCTCATCATGGGCGCGCTCGCCGACGAGGTTCCGATCGGCGAGATCGCCGACCGGCTGTGCCGCCGTGTCGAGCAGATCGCGCCCGACGTCGTCTGTTCGCTGCTTCACATCGATGCCGCGGGCCTGATCCATCCGCTCGGCGGCCCAAGCCTGCCCGAGGACTATTCCCGCGCACTGGACGGCGTTGCCATCGGCCCCAATGTCGGCTCGTGCGGAACCGCGGCCTTCTACGGCGAGCCGGTGCTGGCGACGGATCTGGAGACCGATCCGCGCTGGCAGCCCTACAAGGCGATGCCGCTCGCGATTGGCCTGCGCGCGTGCTGGTCGACGCCGGTCAAGGCCAAGGACGGACGGGTCATCGCCACCTTCGCCTTCTACTACCGGGAACCGCGCGCGCCGAGCAATTGGCACCGCCGCATCGTCGATGCTTGCGTCAATCTCGGCGCCTTCGCGATCGAGCGTAAGGAGGCGCGCGCCGAGATCGCGCGGCTCGCCTACCACGATATCCTCACCGGCCTGCCGAACCGTGCGCAATTGCGGCGCCTGATCACCACCGCCATCGATGCCTGCCCGACCGGCAGCCACGTCGCGCTGGCCTTCCTCGACGTCGATCATTTCAAGGACGTCAACGACACGCTCGGTCATGCCGCTGGCGACGAGCTCCTGATCCAGCTTGCGCAGCGCCTGCGCGAGCAGATCGGACCCGAGGACATGCTGGGGCGGCTCGGCGGCGACGAGTTCGTCATCCTGCTGCCGCGGCGCAACGCCGAGAGTGCCGAGCGCGTCGCGGCCGGAATCACCGAAGCGCTGGCCGCGCCGCTGCGGCTCGGCTCCAGGCAGCTGCAGATGTCGGCGAGCATCGGCATCAGCCTCTATCCCGATCATGCCACCGACATCGACACCCTGATGCAGCAGGCGGACGCGGCCATGTACATGGCCAAGCAGGCCGGCCGCTCGACCCATCGCCTGTTCAGCGCTGAGATGAACGGGCTCACCGAGCAGCGGCTGGCCTTGATCGCGGCGCTGCGCCGCGCGGTCGCCGAGGGCGATCTGACCCTCAGCTATCAGCCGCAGATCCGCAGCTGCGACGGCGCGATCCATGGCGTCGAGGCGCTGGCGCGTTGGCACGATGCCGAGCTCGGCGACGTCTCGCCGGCAAAATTCATCCCGCTCGCCGAAGAGTGCGGCCTGATCGAGCAGATCGGCCTGTGGTCGGTGCGCGAGGCCTGCCGGCAGATGGCGAGCTGGCGCCGCGCCGGGCTCGACATTCCATCCGTGTCGGTGAACCTGTCGCCGATCAATTTCCGCAACGTCACGCTGGCCGCGCGGCTCAAGGACATCCTCGCCGAATACGATCTGCCGGCGGATGCGCTGATGCTCGAGATTACCGAAGGCGCATTCATGCAGGACAGCGTCGCCGCGCTCGAGACGATGAACGCGATCCGGGAGCTCGGCGTCGGCCTTTCCGTGGACGATTTCGGCACCGGCTATTCCAGCCTCAGCCGGCTCGCCCATCTGCCGATCCGCGAGCTCAAGATCGACCGCAGCTTCATGCGCGACATCGAGCGTGACGCCGGCGCGCTCGCGATCGCCACCGCCGTGGTGCGCGTCGGGCAGGGCCTCGGCATGACCGTCGTCGGCGAAGGGGTCGAGACTGAGGCGCAGCGCAAGGTGCTGGCCGAACTCGGCTGCGACGTCGTGCAAGGCTTCCTCTACGCACCCGCGCTCGCGCCTGTTGCCTTCGAGCGCTGGCTGATCGAGCACTGCGCCGAGCAGGCGCAGACGATGTTGGCTCGTCTCGACATTGCACCGGCCGGCGCGACCGCGGTGAAGCGGTCGGCGTAG
- a CDS encoding isocitrate lyase/phosphoenolpyruvate mutase family protein — MDAKTQQRYAETFHALHRKGDPLILFNAWDAATAKAIAKTSPAIATSSGAVASALGYADGENVPLDMVTGLVSRMTAAVSVPMSIDLEAGYGDTPEAAARSATEILKAGAVGINIEDGLSGGKRQLVNPERHAAKIKAVRHAAKDLGVQLFINARTDPFLLKFGSPDECMNEAARRAKVYAEAGADGIFVPGLTDLALIEKLVQHTPLPVNIMVTQGVPAIPDLARVGVRRVSLGPWPMMAAMRIVGQAAAAVAATKQYGTFLQPSV; from the coding sequence ATGGACGCCAAGACACAACAGCGATATGCCGAGACGTTTCATGCCCTTCACAGGAAGGGCGATCCGCTCATCCTGTTCAACGCCTGGGACGCCGCCACCGCCAAAGCCATCGCGAAGACCTCTCCGGCCATCGCGACCAGCAGCGGGGCGGTCGCCTCCGCACTTGGATACGCCGACGGAGAAAATGTCCCGCTCGACATGGTGACCGGCCTGGTGTCGCGGATGACTGCGGCCGTGTCTGTTCCAATGTCAATCGATCTGGAGGCCGGATATGGCGACACCCCGGAGGCCGCCGCCAGATCGGCGACCGAGATTTTGAAAGCCGGCGCCGTCGGCATCAATATCGAGGACGGGCTCTCGGGGGGAAAGCGGCAACTGGTCAATCCCGAACGCCATGCCGCCAAGATCAAGGCCGTGCGGCACGCTGCAAAAGATCTGGGAGTTCAGCTGTTCATCAATGCGAGAACGGATCCGTTCTTGCTGAAATTCGGATCGCCAGACGAGTGCATGAACGAAGCGGCAAGGCGCGCGAAGGTCTATGCCGAGGCGGGGGCCGACGGAATTTTCGTACCCGGCCTCACCGATCTCGCTCTCATCGAAAAGTTGGTTCAGCACACGCCTCTGCCGGTCAACATCATGGTGACACAAGGCGTCCCGGCAATCCCGGATCTGGCTCGCGTCGGCGTTCGGCGGGTCAGCCTTGGGCCGTGGCCGATGATGGCCGCGATGCGGATAGTCGGACAGGCCGCGGCCGCGGTCGCCGCGACCAAGCAATACGGCACGTTCCTGCAACCGAGCGTATGA